A stretch of the candidate division WOR-3 bacterium genome encodes the following:
- a CDS encoding exonuclease domain-containing protein — translation MKNCDTALEDLVVLLLDCQTTGANPRSGSVIEIGWARSDALGDGEEVSGINARIFKKPSDFEIPARVQKITGINMDDIVAGSDPEDVWAEILTTAEAVVRLNRKQMCPTVIHFAKFELPFLTKLHAMFGAKKDFPFTFICTHEISRHLFPELPRRSIRAIAGYFGHSLHELRRCREHVQATAIIWREILRVLRERHGIKTFEQLMGWLHQPKVIVSTSRSYPMSAHALQRLPQNPGVYRMLRSNGDVLYVGKANSIKQRVRSYFRKGSRHPEHILEMLSQAKRLDLTVTESVLEAAILESDDIKRLMPQYNIALRKGNRDVWFYSNDFCEYGPQPTRRHKIGPIVDREAMSNFAAIIRVTEMGDISGTAPELLMSGIGVPEGFAPEYKCIKAGYEIFMKRHAGVLRRRAAAQSLNAVGRQLWIERQKGKICENTEMEDLVLRSIEIPAWTPDSVCRLIESNVIRAGHAMRRAHWFIMLTESTLGWIESSVSDGSYFLIVFEKGQILYRRVQTMGELPIPPGHRRHFIEKQRSFDTMTYDRMRVVTTEIRKVISSGRWFEIRFTPVNTLGCDDLINLLSWV, via the coding sequence ATGAAGAATTGTGATACGGCTCTGGAAGATCTGGTCGTGCTGCTGCTAGATTGTCAGACAACCGGGGCGAATCCAAGGAGTGGAAGTGTCATTGAAATCGGCTGGGCTCGTTCGGACGCGTTGGGCGACGGGGAGGAGGTGTCGGGGATCAATGCGCGTATATTCAAAAAGCCGTCTGATTTCGAAATACCAGCACGTGTACAGAAAATCACAGGGATAAACATGGACGATATCGTTGCCGGTTCTGACCCGGAAGATGTTTGGGCGGAGATATTAACCACGGCGGAAGCGGTCGTCAGGTTGAACAGGAAACAGATGTGTCCTACTGTTATACATTTTGCGAAATTTGAGCTACCGTTTCTTACTAAACTGCACGCCATGTTTGGAGCAAAGAAGGATTTCCCGTTTACATTCATATGTACGCATGAGATTTCCAGGCATCTGTTCCCCGAATTGCCGAGGAGAAGCATCAGGGCCATAGCCGGGTACTTCGGTCACTCGCTCCATGAACTGAGGCGTTGTAGAGAACATGTTCAGGCGACAGCAATCATCTGGCGTGAAATCTTACGCGTGCTAAGGGAAAGACACGGCATCAAAACATTTGAGCAACTGATGGGATGGCTTCATCAACCAAAGGTCATTGTTTCAACGAGCAGATCGTATCCAATGTCGGCGCACGCGCTGCAGAGGTTACCCCAAAACCCCGGTGTTTACCGGATGCTCCGCTCCAATGGTGACGTATTGTACGTAGGTAAAGCGAATTCGATAAAGCAGCGCGTGAGGAGTTACTTCAGGAAGGGCAGCCGGCATCCTGAACACATACTCGAGATGCTTTCTCAGGCCAAGCGTCTCGACCTTACCGTCACCGAATCCGTGCTCGAAGCTGCAATCCTCGAATCCGATGATATCAAAAGACTCATGCCGCAATACAATATTGCTTTGCGCAAAGGTAATCGGGATGTCTGGTTCTACTCAAATGACTTTTGTGAATATGGCCCGCAGCCGACAAGGAGACATAAGATCGGCCCGATTGTCGACCGTGAGGCAATGTCTAATTTTGCGGCGATCATTAGGGTAACCGAGATGGGTGACATATCTGGGACCGCCCCGGAGTTGTTGATGAGCGGCATCGGTGTACCTGAAGGATTTGCTCCTGAATACAAGTGTATTAAGGCAGGCTACGAAATATTCATGAAACGTCACGCGGGTGTTCTAAGGAGAAGAGCTGCTGCCCAATCCCTGAACGCAGTTGGACGGCAACTATGGATAGAAAGGCAGAAAGGTAAGATTTGCGAGAATACCGAAATGGAAGACCTTGTTCTTAGGAGTATTGAGATACCCGCATGGACACCCGATTCAGTCTGTCGATTGATCGAATCTAATGTTATACGTGCGGGTCATGCGATGCGCCGGGCACACTGGTTTATAATGTTGACCGAATCGACTCTGGGATGGATAGAATCATCGGTTTCAGACGGAAGCTATTTCCTGATCGTTTTTGAAAAGGGACAGATACTCTATCGCCGGGTTCAGACTATGGGAGAGCTTCCGATCCCTCCCGGCCACCGCCGACATTTTATTGAGAAGCAGCGCAGTTTTGACACCATGACCTATGATCGCATGCGTGTGGTGACGACTGAAATCAGGAAGGTCATAAGCTCAGGCAGGTGGTTTGAAATAAGATTCACCCCGGTCAATACACTCGGTTGTGATGATCTGATCAATTTATTGAGCTGGGTATAA
- a CDS encoding glycosyltransferase family 4 protein: MSRKKNLKVLMVTDAYYPYPSGVSEYVHCLSNILRNLGHTVDIVATSFGRKEDSKYDAIRIGKVLYVPLNKSYATVPVGFDVPAKMKYLMQSSRYDVIHLNGPIFPNLSYFALKYSSTRTISTFHTSSEKVSGFGGNLFKKIFGDMNAKIDVRIAVSKQAQRTNEMYIPGKYHIVPLGIDVRRFAPRGDKCAEIGRNSILFVGRMDPRKGLHRLLRAFTVVKREMPDALLFIVGSGPARAKYERMAVDYGVGDSVIFKGVVAISQLPEYFRSATVYTSPAEGGESFGLVLIEAMASGVPVVASSIAGYDEVIENGRNGILLDTDDPAAYAESLLNVLQSAKLRRTLIAEGLKDVTTKYSWDIIGRRIERFYYE, translated from the coding sequence ATGAGTAGAAAGAAGAATCTGAAAGTTCTTATGGTCACGGATGCCTATTACCCGTACCCTTCGGGGGTATCCGAGTACGTACACTGCCTGAGCAATATACTTCGGAATCTAGGGCACACAGTAGACATCGTAGCAACTTCATTTGGCAGAAAAGAGGATAGCAAATACGATGCAATCCGGATCGGCAAAGTACTTTACGTTCCTTTGAACAAATCATATGCGACAGTGCCGGTTGGATTTGATGTTCCTGCAAAGATGAAGTATTTGATGCAAAGCTCCCGGTATGATGTGATTCATCTTAACGGCCCGATTTTCCCAAATCTATCCTATTTTGCGCTGAAATATTCAAGCACGAGGACAATTTCAACCTTTCACACATCATCAGAAAAAGTGAGCGGTTTTGGTGGAAATCTGTTCAAAAAGATATTCGGCGATATGAATGCGAAAATAGATGTGAGGATCGCTGTTTCAAAACAGGCTCAGAGGACAAACGAAATGTACATCCCCGGAAAGTATCATATTGTGCCTCTCGGCATTGACGTTAGAAGGTTCGCCCCGCGAGGGGATAAATGTGCCGAAATTGGGCGGAATTCGATTCTCTTTGTCGGTAGGATGGATCCCAGAAAAGGATTGCACAGACTGCTCAGAGCTTTTACAGTTGTGAAGCGTGAGATGCCCGATGCCTTGCTCTTTATCGTTGGCAGTGGCCCTGCGCGCGCGAAATATGAGAGAATGGCAGTGGATTACGGTGTCGGGGATTCCGTAATCTTCAAGGGTGTGGTGGCGATTTCTCAGCTTCCAGAGTATTTTCGTTCCGCCACAGTCTATACTTCGCCGGCCGAGGGGGGTGAATCGTTCGGTTTGGTGCTTATTGAGGCGATGGCTTCAGGCGTGCCGGTTGTCGCTTCAAGCATCGCAGGCTATGATGAAGTTATCGAGAATGGACGCAACGGTATCCTGCTCGATACAGATGATCCCGCAGCATATGCCGAATCTTTGTTGAACGTTCTACAGAGTGCCAAACTGAGACGGACTTTGATCGCCGAGGGTTTGAAAGATGTGACGACCAAATATAGTTGGGATATTATAGGACGCAGGATCGAGCGATTCTATTATGAATGA
- a CDS encoding NF038122 family metalloprotease yields the protein MKHLNCGVAFVLLCATIFPIPRFIMAEQFRYLEKDYHFREPGPVMQSRLYLDGSTVELETGSLIYPVIGSDLSRVSPTEFRDMALQAREDFDNAPNKTIVSAGRAGRGINIVYNCTSVPAEALAALESVAVFIEGRFDDDVEVSINIGFAPLGPGILGMAQSYYAGNPSYSITRASLIADMDADDSIQLQLPPDNTIPVRYTYATSTVTNEDRVYFLVATYNAVIGSFPSLAAQITFSSNFTWDYTPSDGVYGMCFQSVAAHEVGHVLGFVSNADGYAQDIDALDMYRFQDSDGTGNYNPDTWYDFQTTARMVDISGGNDDVNSDMIEVEYQMSDGEPYQASHFSQYNVNAIMQPAIGSGETFYPNFFRAPDRNMFDAIGWDYILSYYIHTRVAGSGAVEIEPDTPWHDPGTPVQVTAIPDSGWIFNAWGDDLSGNTNPATVIMDDDKFITATFITEFVILTVNTVGNGTVEVTPNMAQYPRGTVVELLAVPDSGWIFSHWSGNLWGSQNPDSIIMNADKEVTANFVLDTYVEENRLDQNGGTYFNVVPNPSRGATEMRYSIQDDGYAPQDISLLVYDVTGKLIKDFSTQLSVTGYSSSVMWDGRDASGKSVPNGIYFVQFKAGEYVRNTKLLLIK from the coding sequence ATGAAGCACCTTAATTGTGGAGTAGCATTCGTTCTGCTGTGCGCTACCATCTTCCCGATACCTCGGTTCATTATGGCAGAGCAATTCAGATATCTTGAGAAAGACTATCACTTCCGCGAACCGGGACCCGTAATGCAAAGCAGGCTTTATCTCGACGGTTCGACCGTAGAATTGGAGACCGGAAGTCTAATATATCCGGTCATTGGCAGCGACCTTTCGCGGGTGTCCCCGACGGAATTCCGGGATATGGCTTTGCAGGCACGCGAAGATTTCGATAACGCACCGAACAAAACCATAGTCAGCGCAGGTCGAGCAGGACGCGGCATCAATATCGTTTACAACTGTACGAGTGTTCCGGCAGAAGCACTGGCCGCGCTGGAATCTGTCGCCGTATTTATTGAAGGACGGTTCGATGACGACGTGGAAGTCAGCATTAATATCGGTTTTGCCCCTCTAGGACCCGGTATACTTGGTATGGCTCAGAGCTACTACGCGGGCAATCCGTCTTACTCGATAACACGTGCGAGTCTTATCGCTGATATGGATGCGGACGATTCTATCCAACTTCAACTACCGCCGGATAACACAATACCGGTCCGTTATACTTATGCAACTTCTACTGTAACGAACGAAGACCGCGTATATTTTCTGGTGGCAACCTATAATGCGGTGATCGGTTCTTTCCCGAGCCTCGCCGCGCAGATTACTTTCAGCTCGAATTTCACGTGGGATTACACCCCGAGTGACGGAGTTTACGGCATGTGCTTCCAGTCTGTTGCCGCCCATGAAGTAGGACATGTATTGGGTTTTGTTTCGAACGCTGACGGTTACGCGCAGGACATCGACGCACTCGACATGTACCGATTCCAGGATAGTGACGGCACTGGTAACTATAATCCAGATACCTGGTATGATTTCCAGACTACAGCGCGCATGGTTGACATATCAGGCGGCAATGACGATGTCAATTCTGATATGATAGAAGTCGAGTACCAGATGTCAGACGGCGAACCTTATCAGGCTTCACATTTCAGCCAATACAACGTCAATGCTATCATGCAGCCTGCTATCGGTTCCGGAGAGACATTCTACCCAAATTTCTTCAGGGCGCCCGACCGGAATATGTTCGATGCGATCGGCTGGGATTATATTCTGTCATATTATATACACACCAGGGTTGCCGGCAGCGGCGCTGTTGAGATCGAGCCTGACACACCATGGCACGATCCAGGCACTCCTGTCCAAGTCACGGCAATACCGGATTCCGGATGGATCTTCAACGCGTGGGGCGACGACCTGTCTGGTAACACAAATCCCGCTACCGTCATCATGGACGATGACAAATTCATCACGGCCACGTTCATCACAGAATTTGTTATACTGACGGTCAACACGGTCGGCAATGGCACCGTAGAAGTAACTCCGAACATGGCTCAATACCCACGCGGTACGGTGGTCGAACTCCTTGCTGTGCCTGATTCAGGGTGGATATTCAGCCACTGGAGCGGTAATCTATGGGGTTCGCAAAACCCCGATTCGATCATAATGAACGCCGATAAGGAAGTGACTGCGAATTTCGTGCTCGACACTTATGTCGAAGAGAACAGACTCGACCAGAATGGAGGCACGTACTTCAACGTTGTACCGAATCCATCGAGAGGCGCAACTGAAATGCGCTACTCTATACAGGATGATGGATATGCGCCACAGGATATCTCATTACTCGTGTACGATGTAACCGGCAAACTAATCAAGGATTTTTCCACGCAACTATCAGTCACCGGCTATTCCTCATCGGTCATGTGGGACGGCCGTGATGCAAGCGGAAAGTCAGTGCCCAATGGAATATATTTCGTACAATTCAAGGCCGGCGAATACGTGCGGAACACGAAGTTACTTTTGATCAAGTAG